From the genome of Mya arenaria isolate MELC-2E11 chromosome 5, ASM2691426v1:
AAATATTGCTTATAATGCtaaatgaaatggaaaaagCAATATAACGTATATTCCATCCAACGTTGATGCTTCACGAATTGTTCtaataatttcagatatttcattTCTATAACCTGTGTGTCCCTCTAGTTTGTTAACAATCGGACTTTCCATAATACTACTTACTTATAGTTTATATTGTACTGTTTCGTTATTGGGGATGAGATGTGTATTTGTAATCAGTTTGAAACCTCTATTTCAGTTCTTCTTGCCTTCGTATGTGCAGCGGAGAACAAGTATGGGACAATATCAGTGGAAGGACCAGCTTTTGTGAACAGGGAGGTAACACTGAAAGCGACACCGTTCTACCCTTGGGGATGTGACGTAGAATGGAAGTACATGAAGGTCGGGGAAACAACATTCCAAACAATAACTGGgacaaatattaaaagataCTCGGAGGATGggtcattcattttaaaatggaaggCTTCAAATGAATATAATGGATCTACTTTCTACGCTGGATGTTCAAAAAaccaaacaattaaaacaagcaTGACATCTATAAATTTTACAGGTAACAATTATCACTGAATGTTTCAAGGCGGTAACCTCATCTTTCATTGAtttaggttttatttttttttctttgttagggttagggtttgtTTGGATATTTGATCATTGTAgttttttctactttttatatttgtttgaaaatttgtttcttggcatatatttatgaaacacatATTTTCGGCTTTTTCTTgaagaatttaaatgaataaaaagggGTTATCAGCAAAAAGTGCGGATGATAAGAATGGTAAGTCGGATCAATCagattatattaattaatttcaattgtttcaggaacaattcaaaatattcattgttAAATGAATGGCAACTGTTCCTTTCCATTTTCTAAGCTGCTTTTTGGATGTGTGCTCTATACAACCATACATTAAATTTGATTTCGTTGTGACGTCCACATTTATTACTTTGTTAAAACTTACAAATATTGATGGACAGTGTGGAAGTCTCGTGATTCTAAGACTATTATTAGTCTGGATATTTTCCGTCTGACTAATCTATAGAGCGACAAACGTTCATTAAACGAACATGGAAGAAATACATGCATCAGCTACAGCTACGAAATGGTTCTACCGAAGAGGAAATATCTTCTGatattttgtacatattgaccttattcaatttcaaagaaGCATTTGATGGctggtatattttaaattttgattcaGGTGGCAACACGGATTCAGTGcagtttaatatttcaagtATCTTGGTTTTACTTCATCGAGTATTCTGATTTTCAAcgattgtttttgatatatacGTCAGCTTGAAATAAAAGGACAAGGAGGATAGTTTATTTTTCcagataataaatacatgagCAGCAATGTGATAAACCTTcagttttcatttgcatttttatgggTAACTTATATTGTATTCAAAGTGATTAAAATAAGTTCTCGGTCCAAAGTCCCCTGACTTTAATACAACAGAATGTATCTATGTTTACGAAAGCTCCGAAGTTTATTGCCAGACTGAAAATGGAACCGAACCTGTACAAGTTTTACTTCTAATAGGACAGGTCTCATATGTTCTTTCTGAAAGCGAAGGAAACAAAGGGTCGTACCGACTCTACAACGCCTATCAACAAATGGCTGGAATGTTTAAGACAGAATGTGACATGCCAAGTTTCTTACTCAGCCCAAAAAACACAATACGAAGTGCGCGGTAACTTATGTAACGTAGGTAAGCAAATATAGGAGACACATAATGATAAGTTATGAGTCGTTTAGTTTATGTtagaaaaattgaatatgtataaaattGAAGGCTGTTAAATCAATATGTTTCAATTCCAGAGACAGGTAGCCTGCCTTTTCTAACAGTTCCTGAATTCCTTCAAAGAGAAAGCTCTTTATATGCCTGTGAGGTGCGAAATGCTATCCCAGCTCCGACAATAGAAATATACGTTGACAAAGTCTTGCTAGGTGATGTTCAACAAACTGATACATTTAATGAATCATCTCATACTTTTACAAGTTCAGCAAAGGTGACAATGGCTAACAAAATGTGGAATGGAAAAGAGATGTGCTGCTTCAAGAAAAGCAAATATGATGTTGGTCTTAAAAATGTCTCCGTATGCAAAACTGTCAGTATGAACTGTAAGTTAAACTCGGAGTGGTATAACACCTTTAAGATACCTATGTTTCCTATTtggaatatttgcattattggaaggtaaatattttttatataacttttgCCCAAATGGGTGTCATTGGGCTTATACAacagtataaaaacattaaacgaTCATATCTTCCTAATCAGACGTTTATCGGAAAGAGTTTGCACGATTCTGTTTTCAGATCCACCGTCGGACCTTTCGATGTgcgtaaacaaaaatattgaaactaacAAGAATGTTTCTGTCTGTTTCTTTAATTTGTCTTGTGAATCGGATGAATCAAAGCGCCCTTGTGCAATAGAATGGTTAAGCGACAACGATAATTTGAGAAACGTTGATAGGAACTATTCGACTATTGATGGAAAAAGTTATCGTTTAAATTCCTATGTGTTGTACAATGTTTCTAAAGATATGGCTGTGGGGACTATTACATGTTCAACAAGATGTAATCACAGTCGATCTCATTCAGATACGGACTATGAAGTATCGCCTCAAGGTACGTACTCGGTCTTAGTTATTCATTGTCTTGCCTTGCGTTCGCACGTTTAACTAAGCCGTGACTgccatttcaatgttttttcttcttccGACGGAATCGGTCTCCCGGCATGTACTTATATATTATCTTATATTTCGTTTATTCAGTTTTACCTACTTGTTAAAGAATTAGATTAAATCCATAATACTTGTTGTTTAATCTGATGTGATTTCCTTTTACCTTTTATCTTGCTGAAAAATGTATACACTACTTTTTGTATTGAAgatgtatattgttttttgaaaggaatgtatatttttatcatgATATTCTCGATACCAAGTGTTTTATCCATTTCCACGTTTAGCAGGAATA
Proteins encoded in this window:
- the LOC128235533 gene encoding uncharacterized protein LOC128235533, which translates into the protein MQRQRMIVFAQLAVLNSFLLAFVCAAENKYGTISVEGPAFVNREVTLKATPFYPWGCDVEWKYMKVGETTFQTITGTNIKRYSEDGSFILKWKASNEYNGSTFYAGCSKNQTIKTSMTSINFTGNNYH